The following proteins are encoded in a genomic region of Vibrio tasmaniensis:
- the gshA gene encoding glutamate--cysteine ligase — MTDFAARLKQVATNPKTFSQFGRGVERETLRYTEDGHLATGPHPKALGSALMNEWVTTDFSESLLEFITPVSNDVPTLLNQLSDIHHFTQTKLDGEKLWPLSMPCYVGSEDYIQLAQYGTSNNGKMKTLYREGLKRRYGSLMQIISGVHFNFSFPESFWDSLFGEQTEEARCEAKSDAYFGLIRNYYRFGWLIPYFFGASPALCSSFIKGRETSLPFEKIGETLYLPKATALRLSDLGYTNSAQSVLKIGFNSLDQYLEGLNQAIRTPSEEFAEIGTKVDGEYRQLNSNVLQIENELYAPIRPKRVAKSGEKPSEALARAGVEYIEVRSLDVNPFSSIGINEQQVRFLDLFLTWSVLSDSAEMDNCELECWRDNWNKVILEGRQVGLELKIGCDGERLSLQDWAKNVFKDLRVIAELMDAEQGGRAYQETCDTLEAWIDNPELTISGQLLEETKKLGGLGKVGCALGKTYAQQHKAHQYKVYSAELMEAEVQRSVIAQQQSEEASTQDFDSFLTDYFSYLKA, encoded by the coding sequence TTGACTGATTTTGCTGCGCGACTAAAGCAAGTTGCAACCAACCCTAAGACCTTCTCTCAATTTGGTCGTGGTGTTGAAAGGGAAACATTGCGCTACACGGAAGATGGGCATCTTGCTACTGGGCCGCACCCTAAGGCTTTAGGATCTGCGTTGATGAACGAATGGGTAACGACCGATTTCTCTGAGTCGCTACTGGAGTTTATCACGCCTGTTTCTAACGACGTTCCGACGCTTTTGAATCAGTTGTCTGATATTCATCACTTCACGCAAACCAAGTTAGACGGAGAAAAGCTGTGGCCACTCTCTATGCCTTGTTATGTGGGGAGTGAAGATTACATTCAGTTAGCGCAATACGGTACTTCTAACAACGGTAAAATGAAGACGCTATATCGCGAAGGCCTAAAGCGTCGCTACGGCAGTCTGATGCAGATTATTTCGGGTGTTCACTTCAATTTCTCTTTCCCAGAAAGCTTTTGGGACAGTCTGTTTGGAGAGCAAACAGAAGAAGCGCGTTGTGAAGCTAAGTCTGATGCTTACTTTGGTTTGATTCGCAACTACTACCGCTTTGGTTGGTTAATCCCATACTTCTTCGGTGCTTCACCTGCGCTATGTTCCTCTTTCATCAAAGGAAGAGAGACAAGTCTGCCTTTTGAAAAGATTGGCGAGACGTTGTATCTGCCAAAAGCAACGGCACTTCGCCTGAGTGATCTTGGCTACACCAACAGTGCGCAAAGTGTATTAAAGATTGGCTTCAACAGCCTAGACCAGTACCTTGAAGGTTTGAATCAAGCGATTCGCACACCATCAGAAGAATTCGCTGAGATTGGCACTAAGGTTGATGGTGAATACCGTCAATTGAATAGTAACGTTCTTCAAATTGAGAACGAGCTTTATGCTCCGATCCGTCCTAAGCGAGTGGCGAAAAGTGGCGAGAAACCATCTGAAGCACTGGCTCGTGCTGGTGTTGAGTACATCGAGGTTCGCTCTTTAGACGTAAATCCATTCAGTTCAATTGGTATCAATGAGCAGCAAGTTCGCTTCTTAGATTTATTCCTAACGTGGAGCGTGCTATCAGATTCTGCTGAGATGGATAACTGCGAGCTTGAATGCTGGCGCGATAACTGGAATAAGGTGATCTTAGAAGGTCGTCAGGTTGGTTTAGAGCTCAAGATTGGTTGTGATGGCGAAAGACTGTCCCTGCAAGACTGGGCGAAAAATGTATTCAAAGATCTTCGAGTTATCGCTGAGTTGATGGATGCTGAGCAAGGTGGTCGTGCATACCAAGAAACGTGCGATACGCTTGAAGCCTGGATTGATAACCCAGAGTTGACCATTTCTGGCCAGTTATTAGAAGAGACCAAGAAATTGGGTGGTTTGGGTAAAGTGGGTTGTGCGTTAGGAAAAACGTACGCTCAGCAACACAAGGCACACCAATATAAAGTGTATTCTGCTGAGTTAATGGAAGCGGAAGTTCAACGCTCTGTCATTGCTCAACAGCAAAGTGAAGAAGCGAGCACTCAAGATTTTGATAGCTTCTTAACGGACTATTTTTCATATTTAAAAGCATAG